Genomic window (Paenibacillus sp. PK3_47):
GAACAGACTGCAGCCGGTAAGGCTTCAGCTGTCATTTCATTGTTTGAGGGCGCGCTGCTCCAGGCGCTGACTTACCGGAGTGAACAGCCGCTGCTCGCTGCAGCGCAGATTATTCCGGCAATGCTGGGCACAGAGAAAGAATAGAGAGAGACAAAATTTACACATTATCAGGAGGATTAGAGAGTGGAAGCAACTATGCAAGGACAGCAACAAACCGGGCAAAAGAAATTTAAAGTATTGCCGATTCTCGTATCCCTGCTTCTGGCAGGTTTTATCGGGATGTTCAGTGAGACGGCGCTGAATGTAGCACTTAGTGATCTTATGATTATTCTGGATATTACACCAGCTACAGCACAATGGCTGACCACAGCTTATCTGCTGACACTTGGTATTCTTGTACCGATTTCCGGTCTGTTGCTTCAATGGTTTACCACAAGACAGCTGTTCGTGACTGCCGTATCCTTCTCCATTGTGGGTACATTCCTGGCAGCGATGGCACCGACGTTTGAATTTTTGCTGCTGGCCCGTGTCGTTCAAGCAATGGGTACAGCCCTGCTTCTGCCGCTGATGTTCAATACGATCCTGGTCATCATCCCGCCTGAAAAAAGAGGGGGCGCAATGGGTCTGATCGGTCTGGTTATCATGGTTGCACCTGCAATCGGGCCGACGATTGCCGGACTGCTTATTGAGAGCCTCAGCTGGCACTGGATCTTCTGGCTGTCACTGCCATTCCTGGTTGCGGCACTGATCTGCGGAATTCTGTTCATGCAAAATGTCTCGGAAGTCACCAAGCCGAAGATTGACGCACTGTCGATTCTGCTATCCTCGCTCGGCTTTGGCGGTATTGTGTTCGGATTCAGCAGTGCCGGGGAAGAAGGCGGCTGGGAGAGCACAAAGGTTATTGTTGCCATTGCTGTCGGCGTAATTGCACTCATCCTGTTTGTCATCCGTCAGATGACAATGAAGCAGCCGATGATCAACCTGCGCGCGTTCAAATTCCCGATGTTCACAGTAGGCGTTCTGATGGTCTTCATCTGTATGATGGTCATCCTGTCCTCGATGCTGATTCTTCCGATGTATCTGCAGCAGGGCCAAGGCTACTCAGCCTTCAAAGCAGGTCTGCTGCTTCTGCCCGGCGGAATCATTAACGGACTGATGTCACCGATTATGGGCCGCCTGTTTGATAAATACGGTCCAAAATGGCTTGTGATCCCGGGTCTGATTATTGTCGCAGTAACACTCTGGTTCTTCTCCAGTATCACTGCCGCATCTACCGTCGCCTTCATTATTGTGCTGCACAGCACACTGATGATCGGGGTATCGATGATTATGATGCCTGCACAGACGAACGGAATCAACCAATTGCCAATGCAGTACTATCCTGACGGCACGGCGATTATGAATACTTTGCAGCAGGTTGCCGGTGCGATCGGTACCGCGCTGGCTGTAAGTATCATGACTTCCGGCACGAAGAGCTACATGGAGACTGTAACGAACCCTGCGGACCCTGCCAACGCCGTTCAGGCGTTCACGCATGGCGTACAGAATGCTTTTATTTTCGGCATGATCGTGGCCATTATCGGTCTGGTCGTCTCCTTCTTCATCAAACGTGTTGTGGTACAGCATAAAGCTCCGACTGCAATGCATTAATATTTGATAGGTACGAAGCGCATCCGCTCTGCGGATGTGCTTTTTCCTGTTTCAGCCGCTTTAAATGCTGGACGACTATGGAAGGGGAACCTTATACTAGTCTTGTCAAGATGCGGATCAGAAAGGAGTGTCCTAATTGAAAGTTCACCGCTGGATGAGCAGAAGAATAACAGGCGGTATTCTGCTGCTTACATTAACTTTGTCGTGTCTATTAACAGCAGGAGAGGCTTCTGCTTCAGGTGTAACGAGCCAGAAATCCGGAGCAGCCGTGCAGGAAAGTATACCTGCCAAGAAGAATAGTTTACCTGACGGTTTTGTGTACCTTGATGAAGTGATTCCTGCAGCACAATACGAAATCCGTTACTACAGTGATCATAATTTTATCGGGACAAGGATCGACGGGTACAAGGCGCCATATGCGATTTTTACACGTACAGCTGCGGCTGCACTGAAGAAGGTGAGTGATGAACTGGCGAAAAAGGGATATATGCTGCGCATTTACGATGCCTACCGTCCGCAAAAAGCGGTAACTCATTTTGTAACCTGGTCCCAGGACTCTTCCGATCAAAAAATGAAGAAACAGTATTATCCGAAGCTGGACAAACGTAACCTTTTTAAGCTGGGCTTTATCGCAAAAAAGTCGGGACATTCCCGGGGCAGTACGATCGATTTAACTCTGGCTTATCAAAAAACAGGGGCGTTAGTTGATATGGGCAGCCCGTTTGATTTTTTTGGCGAGATTTCTTACTATAATACCCCTCTGATCAGCAAGACACAGCAGGCTAACCGCAAAATCCTGAAGGATGCTATGGTCAAGCACGGCTTTAAGCCTTACGCCAAAGAGTGGTGGCATTTTACATTTATAAAGGAGCCTTACCCCAAGCAGTATTTCAACTTTAATGTAGAGTAAACTATTTGTTTTACTTTTTACAGAAACAGGGTTATAAGCTGCGGGAAAGCGGTTATTGTTAATTGTAGGAGTATTCCCTGCAGCATGCGTGCATAATAATTTTGATACTGGAGAGGTGGAACCGATTTGAAGAACAAAATCGCAGCCGTTATCCTAAGTATTCTGTTATTGGCAGCAGGAACGGGGATAGGAACGGCACAGAGGGCTGACGCCGCAGGCGGAGTGGGTATTATTATGAACGGACAGGCGCTTCAGACGGGCAGTTCACCAGCATACCAAAGTGGCAGCACGGTAATGATTCCGCTTCGGGAAGCGGCAGAGGTGCTCAAGTACAAAACTTCCTTTACAAGTGCAACAGGTACAGTTCAACTGACCCGGGTAAAAGAAACGATTGAATTCAAGCTTGGCAGCCAGGAGCTGGTGATTAACGGCAAAGAAAAGCAGTCTTTCACCGACAATGCAGTTTCCAGACAAGGGCGTCTATTCGTACCTTTAAGTTTCTTCAGTGCCATTGGCCTGGTCACCTCATATGATGCGGCCAGCAATCAGGCGGAAATCTACAGTCCGGAAGTTACAGCAGGTGTAGTCACCAGTCTCCTTGCGGCCGGTAAATATGAAGAGCTGAACAAGCGGTATTTGACCGGAGCAGCAGAACAGAAGCTTACACTGCCGCAGGTTCAGCAGGACTGGGAAAAGGCAGCCTTACCTTCAGGCCATTTTCTCGGAATCAAAAATACAACCAGCCAGCAGGCCGGAAAGGGCATCACCATACAAAGTGTGCTGACATTTACCGGTGCGGAAGTGATGCTGACGCTTCAGGTAGATCAGTCCGGCAAAGTTACAGGATTTACGCTGGGTGCAGTACCGGCGAGTGGGATCTCAACTCAGCCAGTGCAGAATTAAAGATAAATATGGGGTGCCCTATAGCCAATACAGCTATTAGGGCACCTTTTTGTGCTGCAAAGATCTATGAACCTGGCTGAGGAATATCTTCATTTATTTGTTAGATTTCTGATTTTACATATGCAATGCGCAAGAAATGTCCAGTGTCCTGCTCCGCTAATTATTATAATGATGTTAATCGTTGCAACGAGGAAGTGAAGCGTGTGGGTTATATAGATGATTTCCAGGAAACTATTGATTACATTGAAGAAAATTTAACCGGTCGCATTAGTATTGAGGAGTGTGCAAAAAATTCGGGATTTTCCAAATTTCATTTTCACCGGCTCTTCGGCATCCATCTTGGCGTCACCTTCATGGAGTATGTCCGCAAAAGAAGGTTAGCTTATGCGATGCTTGATGTCATTAAAGGAAGAAGGATTCTGGATATCGCACTGGACTACGGCTATAGCTCAGAGAGGACGTTCAGTAGAGCATTCCAGCAGGAGTTCGGCCAATTGCCCGGCAGCTGCAGAAGTGTGAAATATGTTTTACCCCCTAAACCTGTGTTAAAAGAACAGATTAACTTGTTACGTGGAGGAGTTCAAATGGACTATTTAAGTGAAGTGAGGATTGAGAAAATCGACACAATGGATGTAGTGAGCGGGGTTAGGATCAGCAATAATCCTGAGGAAGAAGTAGTTAACTTTGTCACTGAATGGGCCAAGAAGTCCGGAGTGAATCCCGGGGCCAGAAAATTCGGGTTTGATATTCCCCTTGCCGGCGAAGAGCAGGAGACAGGCTTGCGTGGTTATGAGTATTGGGTAACTGTGGAGGAACAAGTCTTTCCCCTGACAGCAGGTCTTACGTGTAAACATATTAAAGGATGTAATTATGCAGTGCTGCGGGTTACCGAACCCTATATCAATCCGTTTGAGCGCATTCCCTTGGGCTGGAAAAAGCTTGCCGGCTGGGTGAACAGCAGAGGCTATAAAACCTCGTGTGACCAGGAGCGCTTTTGGCTTGAGGAAGAACTTGTTATGGGCGGTTCTGTATATATGGATTTATATTTTCCTATTGAATAGGACGGAATCTCTTCATTCTTAGGTTAGATTTTCAAACTTGATAACGATATAATTTTAAGGTACAACCTCTGGGGGATTTTACTTTAAATTATGGGGAATTAGGAGGCGTTCAGATGGAACAAAAGGATTTTGAAGAGTATGAGTGGCTTAATAAAGGGGATTTCAGGTTTGAAGCGGACAAATTAATCCTAACCGCGCCTGCAAAAACAGATTACTTCTGTCCCGGCGGTTCCATCGGAGAAGAAGGTGTGATTCCGGAAGGTTTAGCCAATGCGCCGTTTTTTTATACGGAAATACCGGGAGATTTCGTGCTGAAAGTAAAGGTGAGCCATGACTTTCTGGAAACCTACGATGCGGCTGCCATTATGGTTATGAAGGATTTGAAGGTATGGGCAAAAGCCTGTTTTGAACTTACAGATTTTGATACGAAGGCTGTTGTCAGTGTGGTGACGAACCAGATATCGGATGATGCAAACGGCTGTAATATTGATGGCAATGAAGTATGGCTGCAGGTTGCAAGGTACGGCAATTCCTTTGCTTTTCATTATTCGTTAGACGGCAAAAAGTATGATATGATGCGCTATTTCAGCCTTCCGGTAGAGGATACAGTTAAGGTGGGAATTGTAGCACAGGCGCCTACGGGTCAAGGCGGGGATCGGGTGTTTCAGAATTTATCAGTAGAAAAGAAGACCGTGAAAAATTTGAGAACGGGAGCCTAATGCTCAATTAAAGAGCCGCCGCAGCGGATGCTGTGACGGCTTTTTTATACTGGAATCAGTAATTGATAGGGCCAGCTACAAATCAGCCCGGCGTTTCTTAAGTCCTCTTGGTAAATGGGGAGCGGCAGGTATTTTTCCTAAAAGCTCGGAAGCGACAATACCCAGCAGCACAAGTGCTGCGCCGGCATAGCCCTGCATGGACAGCTGTTCACCTACAAACCAGTAGCCAAAGAAGGCGGCAAATACAGGCTCCAGTGCAAAAATCAGGCCGGTGCGGGCCGGTGATGTGTATTTCTGGGCTATTGGCTGCATAATGAAGCCGCAGGCGCTGCAGAGAATACCCAGTGCCAGAATGGCAGTCCAGCCTGGTAAGGTGGAGGGCAGAGCAGGTGTTTCAAAAATAGCAGACAAGACAAGGGCGTAACCGCCGGCAAAGCCAAGCTGAAGAATGCCGAGGTTCAATGTGTCGCAGGTTTTGACCGCTTTTCCTGTTACCAGAATCTGCACGGCATAGAACAGTGCGGACAGGATACAGAGGAGATCACCCGGCCCGATGTGAAGAGAGGCATTCAAGGTGAGCAGCCCAATCCCGGTTATGGCAAGGACAGCTCCAAAAATCTGCGGCGGTGCGGTTTTCTTTTTGAAGACCAGCACTTCAATCATGGGCACAAAAATGACGGTCAGCGCAACCAGGAAGCCGGCATTGGAGGTTGTCGTTGTCTTCAGGCCAAATGTAATGCAGGTGAATACACCTAATAGTAAAAAGCCGAGCAGGGCTCCGTATTTCAGTGTTCTGGCATCGATCCGGCGCAGGCGTTTATGGAACAGGGCAGCCGCCAGGATAAAAGCCAGCCCGAAACGCAGCGCAATCAGATTAAATTCACCAAGTGTGTCCAACCCCATCTTCATGAACAGGTAGGAGGACCCCCAGAACATGGTTACTACGAGGAGCATCAGCTCAGCCTTCAGCGGCTTCATTTCATCATCATCCTTCTTATTCTCAAGTGAATATAGTATAATACGCTCAATTACATAAGTTAACTGAATGTTTATCATACAAAACATGAATGAAATTCATGGAAATAAAGGGTGGGTGCATGCTTTGAGTATCAGCAAATATGAGGTATTTTTAAAGGTGGTGGAGCTGGGAAGCCTGACCAAAGCAGCCGATGTGCTGGGCTTCACCCAGTCGGGAATCAGCCATACGCTCAGCAGCCTGGAATCGGAATTCGGATTCCCGCTGCTGCTGCGCAACCGCTCCGGCGTCAAGTTGACAGTGAACGGGGAGCAGGTGCTCCAGCCGATCCGGGAGATTCTGAAATGGAATGAGCAGCTTAAACAGCAGGTTGCCGATATACACGGACTGGAGACGGGAACGATTACAATCGGCACCTTCACCAGCGTGTCTGTGCACTGGCTTCCGGGCATGATCAAGCAGTTCCGCCAGGAGTATCCGTATATTGATTTTAAGCTTATGGAAGGCGGTTATCTGGAAATTGAGCAGTGGATTGAGGCCGGAGTCATTGATTGCGGTTTTATCTCGCTGCCGACCCGGGAGAAGTTCGAAGTGATCCCGCTGAAGCAGGACCGGATGCTTGCCATCCTTGCCAAGGATCACCCTTTGAGCGAGGCTCCCTTTATGCCTCTGGCCCAAATTGCGTATGAGGACTTCATTATTCCAAAACCCGGCTCTGACTATGATGTCAGACGTGTGCTGGAACGGGCGGGCATCAAGCCTAATATCAAATTTTCGGCTGGAGATGATTATGCGATCATTGCAATGGTGGAGAACGGTCTGGGCATCAGCATTTTGCCTGAGCTGGTAATCACGCGCCAAAAGCATAATGTGGCGATGCTGGAGCTGGAAGAGCGGAGCTTCAGGTCCCTGGGAATTGCCGTCAACGATATGAAATATGCTTCCCCGGCGACAAAGCGTTTTTTGAAATATGTACAGACCTGGCTGAAAGAACAGTAAGGACAACTATAGAAGCCCATGCCGCCTGCTTGCTGCATGGGCTTTTCGGCTGGAAGAAAAATGATACATAAACCAGTTGACGCCAGGAAGTGAACATGAGAGAATGTACGCGTGTACATTAAGCGTTTGCAACATTGAATTTGCTCTATGAAATGCAGGTTGAGTATCCAGAAAGGGATGATCGCTATCGCCAGTCGTAAAGAGGTGGCGAATCTGGCAGGTGTATCCGAAGCGACCGTATCACGTGTGCTTAACAATGTCGGACCGCTAAAAGAGGAAACGAAGCAGCGGGTGCTCGAGGCGGCGCGGGAGCTCGGGTACACGCCCAGTTCTCTGGCCCGCAGCTTTGCCCGCAGAAGAAGCGGGAATTTGGGTGTAGTCATGCCCTATCTGCCCAAAGCCCGATTATTCTCCGCGTATTACTTCTCGGAAATTCTCAGCGGAATCGGAAGCAAGGCAAGAGAAGAAGGCTACGACTTGCTCATGATTTTCCGCGATGGGGATGAACCGCTGGATTACTCCGGGTTGTTCCGGATGCGGAAGGTAGATGCCTGTATTGTGCTGGGCGCGAAGGAAGAGGCCGGCGAGCTTGCCGCGCTGCGCAGCCTGAAGCAAGAAGGCCATCCCTTTTGCCTCATTAATCAGCATTTTGAAGGCGAGGGCTTCCATGAGGTGGATGCGGATCATGTAGAAGGGAGCCGCCAGGCTGTGCAGCATCTGCTGCAGCAGGGATACAGGCGGATCGCCTTTCTAAACGGTCCGGCAGCTTATTCGAACAGCCGGGACAGGTTGGCCGGATACCGGCAGGCACTGGCGGAAGCAGGTATAGAGCCAGATCCATCGCTGCTGCTGGAAGGGAATTTCAGCCGCAGGAGCGGGGCTGCAGCGGCGAAGATTATTGCCGCGGGCCTTGCGCACATCGATGCTGTCGCTGTGGCCAACGACCGGATGGCCATCGGTCTTCAGCAGGGACTGCGTGAACTGGGGATACCCGGCAGCCGGATGCCGGCTATTGTCGGGTATGATGATTCGGATGCTGCCGAACTGACGACACCGGCACTAAGCA
Coding sequences:
- a CDS encoding DHA2 family efflux MFS transporter permease subunit, with the translated sequence MQGQQQTGQKKFKVLPILVSLLLAGFIGMFSETALNVALSDLMIILDITPATAQWLTTAYLLTLGILVPISGLLLQWFTTRQLFVTAVSFSIVGTFLAAMAPTFEFLLLARVVQAMGTALLLPLMFNTILVIIPPEKRGGAMGLIGLVIMVAPAIGPTIAGLLIESLSWHWIFWLSLPFLVAALICGILFMQNVSEVTKPKIDALSILLSSLGFGGIVFGFSSAGEEGGWESTKVIVAIAVGVIALILFVIRQMTMKQPMINLRAFKFPMFTVGVLMVFICMMVILSSMLILPMYLQQGQGYSAFKAGLLLLPGGIINGLMSPIMGRLFDKYGPKWLVIPGLIIVAVTLWFFSSITAASTVAFIIVLHSTLMIGVSMIMMPAQTNGINQLPMQYYPDGTAIMNTLQQVAGAIGTALAVSIMTSGTKSYMETVTNPADPANAVQAFTHGVQNAFIFGMIVAIIGLVVSFFIKRVVVQHKAPTAMH
- a CDS encoding M15 family metallopeptidase; the protein is MKVHRWMSRRITGGILLLTLTLSCLLTAGEASASGVTSQKSGAAVQESIPAKKNSLPDGFVYLDEVIPAAQYEIRYYSDHNFIGTRIDGYKAPYAIFTRTAAAALKKVSDELAKKGYMLRIYDAYRPQKAVTHFVTWSQDSSDQKMKKQYYPKLDKRNLFKLGFIAKKSGHSRGSTIDLTLAYQKTGALVDMGSPFDFFGEISYYNTPLISKTQQANRKILKDAMVKHGFKPYAKEWWHFTFIKEPYPKQYFNFNVE
- a CDS encoding copper amine oxidase N-terminal domain-containing protein, yielding MKNKIAAVILSILLLAAGTGIGTAQRADAAGGVGIIMNGQALQTGSSPAYQSGSTVMIPLREAAEVLKYKTSFTSATGTVQLTRVKETIEFKLGSQELVINGKEKQSFTDNAVSRQGRLFVPLSFFSAIGLVTSYDAASNQAEIYSPEVTAGVVTSLLAAGKYEELNKRYLTGAAEQKLTLPQVQQDWEKAALPSGHFLGIKNTTSQQAGKGITIQSVLTFTGAEVMLTLQVDQSGKVTGFTLGAVPASGISTQPVQN
- a CDS encoding helix-turn-helix domain-containing protein, which produces MGYIDDFQETIDYIEENLTGRISIEECAKNSGFSKFHFHRLFGIHLGVTFMEYVRKRRLAYAMLDVIKGRRILDIALDYGYSSERTFSRAFQQEFGQLPGSCRSVKYVLPPKPVLKEQINLLRGGVQMDYLSEVRIEKIDTMDVVSGVRISNNPEEEVVNFVTEWAKKSGVNPGARKFGFDIPLAGEEQETGLRGYEYWVTVEEQVFPLTAGLTCKHIKGCNYAVLRVTEPYINPFERIPLGWKKLAGWVNSRGYKTSCDQERFWLEEELVMGGSVYMDLYFPIE
- a CDS encoding DUF1349 domain-containing protein, which produces MEQKDFEEYEWLNKGDFRFEADKLILTAPAKTDYFCPGGSIGEEGVIPEGLANAPFFYTEIPGDFVLKVKVSHDFLETYDAAAIMVMKDLKVWAKACFELTDFDTKAVVSVVTNQISDDANGCNIDGNEVWLQVARYGNSFAFHYSLDGKKYDMMRYFSLPVEDTVKVGIVAQAPTGQGGDRVFQNLSVEKKTVKNLRTGA
- a CDS encoding DMT family transporter, encoding MKPLKAELMLLVVTMFWGSSYLFMKMGLDTLGEFNLIALRFGLAFILAAALFHKRLRRIDARTLKYGALLGFLLLGVFTCITFGLKTTTTSNAGFLVALTVIFVPMIEVLVFKKKTAPPQIFGAVLAITGIGLLTLNASLHIGPGDLLCILSALFYAVQILVTGKAVKTCDTLNLGILQLGFAGGYALVLSAIFETPALPSTLPGWTAILALGILCSACGFIMQPIAQKYTSPARTGLIFALEPVFAAFFGYWFVGEQLSMQGYAGAALVLLGIVASELLGKIPAAPHLPRGLKKRRADL
- a CDS encoding LysR family transcriptional regulator, encoding MSISKYEVFLKVVELGSLTKAADVLGFTQSGISHTLSSLESEFGFPLLLRNRSGVKLTVNGEQVLQPIREILKWNEQLKQQVADIHGLETGTITIGTFTSVSVHWLPGMIKQFRQEYPYIDFKLMEGGYLEIEQWIEAGVIDCGFISLPTREKFEVIPLKQDRMLAILAKDHPLSEAPFMPLAQIAYEDFIIPKPGSDYDVRRVLERAGIKPNIKFSAGDDYAIIAMVENGLGISILPELVITRQKHNVAMLELEERSFRSLGIAVNDMKYASPATKRFLKYVQTWLKEQ
- a CDS encoding LacI family DNA-binding transcriptional regulator; amino-acid sequence: MIAIASRKEVANLAGVSEATVSRVLNNVGPLKEETKQRVLEAARELGYTPSSLARSFARRRSGNLGVVMPYLPKARLFSAYYFSEILSGIGSKAREEGYDLLMIFRDGDEPLDYSGLFRMRKVDACIVLGAKEEAGELAALRSLKQEGHPFCLINQHFEGEGFHEVDADHVEGSRQAVQHLLQQGYRRIAFLNGPAAYSNSRDRLAGYRQALAEAGIEPDPSLLLEGNFSRRSGAAAAKIIAAGLAHIDAVAVANDRMAIGLQQGLRELGIPGSRMPAIVGYDDSDAAELTTPALSSVRVPFYELGEIAAAQVLELFSAIESETAGRLISVKLPTELVVRASTMNISSREG